CTCGGGCGCCGAGTACGGCGTGCGCGGCCACATGGACGCCTTCGACATCGACACGGGCCGGCGCATCTGGCGGCGCTACAACGTGCCCCGCCCAGGCGAGCCCGGAATCGAGACGTGGGGCGGCGGCGATGCGTGGGAGCGCGGCGGCGGCACGGCCTGGATCACCGGCACGTACGACCCGGAGCTGGACCTGGTCTACTGGGGCACGGGTAACCCCGGCCCCGTCTTCGACGACCGCGAGCGCCCGGGCGCCAACCTGTATACCAGCTCCGTCGTCGCCATCGACCCGGACGACGGCACCACCCGCTGGCACTACCAGTGGACGCCCACGGACGTGTGGGACTACGACGGGGTGAACGAGAACATCCTGATCGATCGCGACGGGCGGAAGCTGCTGGCCCACTTCGACAAGAACGGCTACTACTTTCTGCTGGACCGCACCAACGGCCAGCTGGTGACCGTCACGCCCTTCGCGCGCGCCACCTGGGGCGACATCGACCGCGCCGGCCGCGTGACGCCGCGGCTGAAGCCCACGCCGCAGGGCACGGAGATCTGCCCCGGTCCCGCGGGCGCCAAGGAGTGGCCGCACGCGGCGTACAACCCGCGCACCGGCCTGCTCTACGCACCCATCATCGAGGCGTGCGCCGAGTTCCGGGTGCGGCCGGTGGAGTTCCGCGAGGGACTGTTCTACCTGGGCGGCGAGGCCGAGGTGAAGGGCGAGCAGTGGGGCCAGGTGAAGGCGATCGACCCGATGACCGGGCGCGAGGCGTGGTCGTGGCGCGCGCCGCACCCCATGGTGGCCTCCATCCTGACGACCGCGGGCGACCTGGTATTCACGGGTGAGCCCAACGGTTATTTCAGCGCCTGGAACGCGCGCACGGGCGAGGTGCTGTGGCGCTACCAGACGGGCAACGGCATCCACAGCAATCCCGTGACGTACTCGGTGAACGGCAAGCAGTACATCGCCGTCCCGACCGGCTGGGGCGGCTGGCTGGAAGGCTTCGCGCCCGAGATGTTCGGCGCGCCACGTGGGACGGCGTTGTTCGTGTTTGCGCTACCGGACTGAACTGCAGTGCGTTGGTGCGTGGAGCCGGTCCTGGGAGCGTCCCGGGGCCGGCTCTCGTTCAGGTGATTTCGATTACCTGCGCGTCCGCAACCACGTACAGCCGGTCGCCTTCGCTGACGGGCACGTCCGCGGTGCCGGTGAACTCCCCGAACGCGGGGAGGATGCCCACCCGCGGACCGAAGTGGAAGCAGGGGAGCCGCTGACGCTGACGCCCGATCCCCCGCAGGGTGACGGAGGGGTGGATGTGCCCGGCGAGGATGTAGCACGCCGGCGCGGGCTCCGGGTGGTGCGCGTAGGCGAACGGCGCATCGGGGAGCGGGCCGTCCACGCACTGGATGCCCAGCTCGCCCGGCGGGTCGCCCGCGTGCCGGTCATGGTTGCCGCGTACGAGCGTGATGCGCAGATCCGGATGCGCGTCCCGCCACCGCGCGAGCGCATCCAGCGTCGCGGGCGCCCGGCTGGCACGCGCGTGGAAGAAGTCGCCCAGGTACACCAGGCGCTCCGCCTCCGTACGCTCCAGCGCCGCCGTCAGCCGGGCGAGCGTGTCCGCCGTCGTGCCGCCCGGGACGGCCAGCCCGTGCGCCCGGAACGCCGCCGCCTTGCCGAAGTGCGGATCCGCCACCAGCAGCGTGCGGTTGGATGGGCGATA
This Longimicrobium sp. DNA region includes the following protein-coding sequences:
- the pdeM gene encoding ligase-associated DNA damage response endonuclease PdeM, whose translation is MKDLEIELCGERLVLLPERAAYRPSNRTLLVADPHFGKAAAFRAHGLAVPGGTTADTLARLTAALERTEAERLVYLGDFFHARASRAPATLDALARWRDAHPDLRITLVRGNHDRHAGDPPGELGIQCVDGPLPDAPFAYAHHPEPAPACYILAGHIHPSVTLRGIGRQRQRLPCFHFGPRVGILPAFGEFTGTADVPVSEGDRLYVVADAQVIEIT
- a CDS encoding PQQ-dependent dehydrogenase, methanol/ethanol family encodes the protein MRTAFIAVLALSAAACAGPRPQYPVTRTAAPFPAYNEAIRGTAPNVTATVTGDRLTRARAEPQNWMTYYGAYDGQRFSSLDQVNTTNVSRLRPAWNFQFAPIGLIATPATYSFEAAPIVVDGVMFVSGWDGYVWALDAVTGQVLWQYQHAIPLDVPLCCGNVNRGVAVAKGKVIVATQNAHLVALDATNGQKVWEQVFGDVRAGESATMAPLVVKNMVIVGSSGAEYGVRGHMDAFDIDTGRRIWRRYNVPRPGEPGIETWGGGDAWERGGGTAWITGTYDPELDLVYWGTGNPGPVFDDRERPGANLYTSSVVAIDPDDGTTRWHYQWTPTDVWDYDGVNENILIDRDGRKLLAHFDKNGYYFLLDRTNGQLVTVTPFARATWGDIDRAGRVTPRLKPTPQGTEICPGPAGAKEWPHAAYNPRTGLLYAPIIEACAEFRVRPVEFREGLFYLGGEAEVKGEQWGQVKAIDPMTGREAWSWRAPHPMVASILTTAGDLVFTGEPNGYFSAWNARTGEVLWRYQTGNGIHSNPVTYSVNGKQYIAVPTGWGGWLEGFAPEMFGAPRGTALFVFALPD